From a single Mycolicibacterium mengxianglii genomic region:
- a CDS encoding alpha/beta fold hydrolase, translated as MNDRKPNLRSVRELTPTLEFCTIHGYRRAYRVAGSGPALLLIHGIGDNSTTWSTVQSQLAQRFTVVAPDLLGHGQSDKPRADYSVAAYANGMRDLLGVLDIEKVTVVGHSLGGGVAMQFAYQFPQLVDRLILIGAGGVTKDVNIALRVASLPMGGEALSLLRLPLVLPSVQAIGAVAGKLLGTTALGRDLPNALRILRDLPEPTATSAFTRTLRAVVDWRGQVVTMLDRCYLTESVPVQLIWGERDAVIPVSHARMAHAAMPGSQLEIFERSGHFPFHDDPDRFVEVVQRFIDSTEPAEYDQTALRQLLRTGVRERAISGTVDTKVAVLDAMGTDERSAT; from the coding sequence ATGAACGACCGCAAGCCGAACCTGCGCTCAGTGCGGGAGCTGACCCCCACACTCGAGTTCTGCACCATCCACGGCTACCGCCGGGCATACCGCGTCGCCGGGTCGGGGCCCGCGCTGCTGCTGATTCACGGCATCGGTGACAACTCCACCACCTGGTCGACCGTGCAGTCGCAATTGGCGCAGCGGTTCACGGTGGTGGCACCGGACCTGCTCGGTCACGGACAGTCCGACAAACCGCGGGCGGACTATTCGGTGGCGGCCTATGCCAATGGGATGCGCGACCTGCTCGGCGTCCTCGACATCGAGAAGGTCACCGTCGTCGGGCATTCCCTGGGCGGCGGCGTGGCGATGCAGTTCGCCTACCAGTTCCCTCAACTGGTCGACCGACTGATCTTGATCGGTGCCGGCGGTGTGACCAAAGACGTGAATATCGCGCTGCGGGTCGCCTCGCTGCCGATGGGCGGTGAGGCGCTGTCGCTGCTGCGGCTGCCGTTGGTACTGCCCTCCGTGCAGGCCATCGGGGCGGTGGCCGGCAAGCTGTTGGGCACCACGGCCCTCGGTCGCGACCTGCCCAATGCCCTGCGGATCCTGCGCGATCTACCCGAGCCCACCGCAACCTCGGCGTTCACCCGTACATTGCGCGCGGTGGTCGACTGGCGTGGGCAGGTCGTCACTATGCTCGACCGCTGTTACCTCACCGAATCTGTGCCAGTGCAACTCATCTGGGGCGAGCGGGACGCAGTCATCCCGGTCAGTCATGCGCGTATGGCGCACGCCGCGATGCCGGGCTCGCAGTTGGAGATCTTCGAGCGATCCGGCCACTTCCCGTTCCATGACGACCCCGACCGGTTCGTCGAAGTGGTGCAGCGGTTCATCGATTCCACCGAACCGGCCGAGTATGACCAGACAGCGCTGCGTCAACTCCTGCGCACGGGTGTACGCGAACGTGCGATCTCCGGCACCGTGGATACCAAGGTGGCGGTGCTCGATGCCATGGGCACCGATGAACGCAGCGCCACCTGA
- a CDS encoding PhzF family phenazine biosynthesis protein, which produces MGIDVAVLRVFTDSAGNFGNPLGVVDATAVAPQDRQHLAAQLGYSETIFIDLPAPGSSTAHARIFTPATELPFAGHPTVGASWWLRAHGTPVRTLQVPAGIVAVTYDDNDLTTISARADWAPEFALYELASLDELAAADPIDYSDDVQHYLWTWTDREAGAIRSRMFAAHLGVPEDEATGAAAVRITEHLSRDLNITQGQGSQIQTRWSPDGWVHVAGRVVDDGAITVEIV; this is translated from the coding sequence ATGGGTATCGATGTCGCAGTGCTGCGCGTGTTCACCGATTCGGCAGGCAATTTCGGAAACCCCCTCGGCGTCGTTGATGCCACCGCGGTCGCACCGCAGGATCGCCAGCACCTGGCAGCGCAATTAGGTTACAGCGAAACGATTTTCATCGACCTACCGGCGCCGGGCAGCTCCACGGCGCATGCCAGGATCTTCACCCCGGCCACGGAATTACCTTTCGCGGGTCACCCTACCGTCGGTGCGTCGTGGTGGTTACGCGCCCACGGGACGCCGGTGCGCACCCTGCAGGTTCCGGCGGGCATCGTCGCAGTCACCTACGACGACAACGACCTGACTACGATCAGCGCCCGGGCAGACTGGGCGCCGGAGTTCGCCCTCTACGAACTGGCCTCGCTCGATGAGCTCGCCGCCGCTGATCCGATCGATTACTCCGACGACGTCCAGCACTACCTGTGGACCTGGACCGACCGGGAGGCCGGCGCGATTCGCTCCCGAATGTTCGCCGCTCATCTCGGTGTTCCAGAGGACGAGGCGACGGGCGCCGCGGCAGTCCGGATCACCGAGCATTTGAGCCGGGATTTGAACATCACCCAGGGCCAGGGTTCACAGATCCAGACCCGATGGAGCCCGGACGGCTGGGTACACGTCGCCGGTCGGGTGGTCGACGACGGCGCCATCACCGTCGAAATCGTCTGA
- the nrdR gene encoding transcriptional regulator NrdR, which produces MHCPFCRHPDSRVVDSRETDEGQAIRRRRSCPECGRRFTTVETAILAVVKRSGVTEPFSREKVMRGVKRACQGRQVDEDALNLLAQQVEDTIRAAGSAEVPSNEVGLAILGPLRELDEVAYLRFASVYRSFSSAEDFEREISALREHRGVNATS; this is translated from the coding sequence ATGCACTGTCCTTTCTGCCGGCATCCGGATTCTCGTGTGGTCGATTCCCGCGAAACCGATGAAGGTCAAGCGATCCGGCGTCGTCGCTCGTGTCCGGAATGTGGCCGGCGGTTCACCACCGTCGAAACCGCGATCCTCGCCGTCGTCAAGCGCAGCGGGGTCACCGAGCCGTTCTCGCGCGAGAAGGTGATGCGCGGAGTGAAACGGGCGTGCCAAGGCCGCCAGGTCGACGAGGACGCGCTCAACCTGCTCGCCCAGCAGGTGGAAGACACCATTCGAGCGGCCGGCTCCGCCGAGGTGCCCAGCAACGAAGTCGGATTGGCGATTCTCGGCCCGCTGCGGGAACTCGACGAGGTGGCGTACCTGCGGTTCGCGTCCGTGTACCGCTCGTTTTCCTCGGCGGAAGATTTTGAGCGCGAGATCTCGGCGCTGCGCGAGCACCGCGGCGTCAACGCGACCAGCTGA
- a CDS encoding LysM peptidoglycan-binding domain-containing protein, translating into MTLIDTLPPRYTRQPRTVQARTAQPRTVQPRMVHARHAGDQGRRRPMAVRPAGAPMRPSSAAVPMSRAPHRRRRAITPVTTVGLALLAALITVWLGAVAQFGEAIQGATVPGPSKLAVVQVQMGETLQTVAARIAPDAPVGQTVERIRELNELDGAAVNAGQTLIAPVG; encoded by the coding sequence ATGACGCTGATCGACACCCTGCCCCCGCGCTACACCCGGCAGCCCCGGACGGTGCAGGCGCGGACGGCGCAGCCACGGACGGTGCAGCCACGGATGGTTCATGCGCGCCACGCCGGTGACCAGGGACGTCGCCGCCCGATGGCTGTTCGTCCGGCCGGCGCTCCGATGCGCCCGAGCAGTGCCGCGGTACCGATGTCGCGGGCGCCGCACCGCCGTCGCCGGGCCATCACCCCGGTGACCACTGTGGGACTCGCTCTGCTTGCGGCTCTGATCACGGTCTGGCTCGGCGCGGTGGCGCAGTTCGGTGAGGCGATCCAAGGTGCCACGGTGCCGGGTCCGAGCAAGCTGGCAGTTGTCCAGGTGCAGATGGGGGAGACCCTGCAGACGGTCGCCGCCCGCATCGCGCCGGATGCGCCGGTCGGACAGACCGTCGAGCGCATCCGCGAGCTCAATGAATTGGACGGCGCCGCGGTCAACGCCGGCCAGACGCTCATCGCGCCCGTCGGCTGA
- the lexA gene encoding transcriptional repressor LexA — translation MGDSTDIGSGTRNAAGSRRETTLDPALTERQRTILEVIRASVTTRGYPPSIREIGDAVGLTSTSSVAHQLRTLERKGYLRRDPNRPRAVDVRGLDEAGVPVTTDVAGSDALPEPTYVPVLGRIAAGGPILAEQAVEEVFPLPRELVGEGSLFLLKVVGESMVDAAICDGDWVVVRQQNVADNGDIVAAMIDGEATVKTFKRTGGQVWLMPHNPTFDPIPGNDAAILGKVVTVIRKI, via the coding sequence ATGGGCGACAGCACCGATATAGGGTCCGGCACGCGGAACGCCGCAGGAAGCCGGCGCGAAACCACTCTCGATCCGGCACTGACCGAACGGCAGCGCACCATCCTGGAGGTCATCCGAGCTTCGGTGACCACCAGGGGCTATCCACCGAGCATCCGCGAGATCGGCGACGCAGTGGGGCTGACCTCCACCTCCTCGGTCGCGCACCAACTTCGCACTCTCGAGCGCAAGGGCTATCTGCGCCGCGACCCCAACAGGCCGCGTGCCGTCGACGTTCGAGGTCTCGATGAGGCAGGCGTTCCGGTGACCACCGACGTCGCCGGATCGGACGCGCTACCTGAACCCACCTATGTACCGGTGCTGGGACGCATCGCCGCAGGCGGGCCGATCCTGGCCGAGCAAGCTGTGGAAGAGGTGTTCCCGCTACCGCGCGAACTGGTCGGCGAGGGCTCGCTCTTCCTGCTCAAAGTCGTCGGTGAGTCGATGGTGGACGCGGCCATCTGCGACGGCGACTGGGTGGTCGTGCGGCAGCAGAACGTTGCGGACAACGGTGACATCGTGGCGGCCATGATCGACGGCGAGGCGACAGTCAAGACCTTCAAACGCACCGGCGGTCAGGTGTGGTTGATGCCGCACAACCCGACGTTCGACCCCATCCCCGGTAACGACGCAGCCATCCTCGGCAAGGTCGTCACCGTCATCCGCAAGATCTGA